acactacagtttcctgtaggtttggggaataatcagaacaggcctttataaataagatttttcgattgtatttcgacctgaccttgatttcttgaccatttgagtttatcctcttactgaggattccagcgaatctcctagagagacttactggttcttcaacgattactataagcgccatagttttattaccgccttgctttttaaaagttatgtttatcccccgtctacactgggtagttttacaagtcgccacctgtttatataagaagaagttttttcgattaaattcaggtccacattgcaattcgtccagggttaacgctaaccttacgtcagctagatcataataaagtcttctagtgccaagtatgtcattgttgaactctttgtcgtcagtttggaatgatgcacggtaggttgtaccagtttgtttaacgattAGTTTGGgtcctattcttccactatcatcatgtttttgttgctttttaagaggcaatatgtttccctgtttactctctgtataatcgcaagctcgtacccatttaaaAAAGAAATTTTGATTtgattcaggtaggcattgcccttcaacgagggataacgtagacctgttgtcagctacatcacttgttgatattaatgttggatttgtgacaccttttatcgtttcagctcgtgaagttgagatttcacTCGCTGCAGTTTGCATTCCGACGTTGTCGTCccctattgttttattcaggtgtgatgacttcctctggaggttccctCGGCTTAACAACGAGCCTAAAGGAGACCTTTCCTCggaaatcattgtttacgttgccgaattttggattttaatggttactccccgaccctctggtcgtttacgtgtcctgagtccttctttggagtcagaatacaatgttccttttggaattaaccatttatcgatGCCTGTGccgtttaactttttggaataaccgtgaaaatggccattgccgttatctctatcggaatggacttccaatgcttattcatcgtagttaaagagcaTAAGATgatgtattttagagaatatatctctaaaatatgaaatatctaacaatcgatatttttcaccaaaagatttcgactaAGGTTCTCAATAATGACTCTTCATGGATACTTATAAACACACTACAGTACCATAACTCGGTATATTGTTCACACTCCATAGGAGTGTGCATGTTTAATTAATTGTActatatttacatttacaGACATAGCTATGAGTGTCACATGTCTGTAGTTCAATGCatatcatccataaataaTCTAAGAACATGATAAAAGAGAAGCAACTCTTTGGACTCATGGAGAGTGAGAAACTAGATTGCCAAAACGCTATATGACATACACAAGGACACTCGCATTAGcttgtttatattctcACCAGTACACGACAAAGAGAATAATACCAGCCATTCAGCTACTCTACCATTCTCACCGGGTAATGGAGACATAGATCTGGAAATCTGTACTCGGGTCCAACCACTTCCTGGTCGCAAATATGGAACAATGCATTCCTCTTTGTGCTACTTTAAAGCTATAAACACCCATAACTTGGGCACCTACTCTCCTCTCCCATTCTAGAGATCATCCGTCCAACCTCTAGTGCCTCCGTGCAACTGCACCTCCTTGTCATTGACGACAACCACAGCGAATTTGCACATTCTGCAAGCTTCATAGCATCACATTAAACCCTTACATCCCTGCATGCACGGACTTTTATTGGCGAGTCACGAGATAATTTGGTCCGTTTGAAGAGGTGAAGTTGGCGACAAGATGCTGAAATCTTTAGATTCCGAGTCTGTGGAAAACGACACTAGGCAGCAGAGTAAATGGCAGAAGATTATAGGCGAAAGGACCGTCGTTATAGCTTTTGCCATCATTATTATCGTCGCCATAGCAATCGCAGTTCCGATGATCGTGATAACCGTGAGGTCGTCCTCCGCCAACAAAGGAATGAAAGTGGATGTTCTCAGCATTGAGAAGTCGTTGAATGGTGGAGATTCGGAACAACCAAATGCTTTAGATGATGGGacaaaagaagagaatggtGATTCGATGAATAAATCACCGGAAAATACAGATgacaacaaattacctaccccgtacgtaccggattgttatatgtgcgtgattagttcctacacccttgtagacactacagtttcctgtaggtttggggaataatcagaacaggcctttataaataagatttttcgattgtatttcgacctgaccttgatttcttgaccatttgagtttatcctcttactgaggattccagcgaatctcctagagagacttactggttcttcaacgattactataagcgccatagttttattaccgccttgctttttaaaagttatgtttatcccccgtctacactgggtagttttacaagtcgccacctgtttatataagaagaagttttttcgattaaattcaggtccacattgcaattcgtccagggttaacgctaaccttacgtcagctagatcataataaagtcttctagtgccaagtatgtcattgttgaactctttgtcgtcagtttggaatgatgcacagtaggttgtaccagtttgtttaacgattGGTTTGGgtcttattcttccactatcatcatgtttttgttgctttttaagaggcaatatgtttccctgtttactctctgtataatcgcaagctcgtacccatttaaaAAAGAAATTTTGATTtgattcaggtaggcattgcccttcaacgagggataacgtagacctgttgtcagctacatcacttgttgatattaatgttggatttgtgacaccttttatcgtttcagctcgtgaagttgagatttcacTCGCTGCAGTTTGCATTCCGACGTTGTCGTCccctattgttttattcaggtgtgatgacttcctctggaggttccctCGGCTTAACAACGAGCCTAAAGGAGACCTTTCTTTGGGGCTCTGTACATCTATTTaggattttaatggttactccccgaccctctggtcgtttacgtgtcctgagtccttctttggagtcagaatacaatgttccttttggaattaaccatttatcgatGCCTGTGccgtttaactttttggaataaccgtgaaaatggccattgccgttatctctatcggaatggacttccaatgcttattcatcgtagttaaagagcaTAAGATgatgtattttagagaatatatctctaaaatatgaaatatctaacaatcgatatttttcaccaaaagatttcgactcCACAGATGACCAAAACAGTCACATACAAGTACAGCCACAAAAGGCAGCAATTGAGAAAATGGTCCAAAAGATGGTAGACGAACTTGCAAAGTACAATATAAACGTTTTGGACCAGGAGACGTTTTCCACATGCATGAAGGCAACCCAAAACTGTTCCTGCATAGACAAGAGGACAAAGGTGGTTTCCCATATCACAAAGGACGAGCTTTCTGCACTGCATGACATTATAGGTTTCCTTGGCGATGACATGAATGCGGAATTCGAGGTCGATTTGCTACTCAAATTCAAGAGGTTTAACCTGGAATATGAGAGGCACCCTTGTGACTTTGCTGAGCTCAAGAAAATCTACTACACGTTCCGCAAGGATGCCATTTTGATTGAGACTCACAACAGGAATCCAGACAGACTGTACAACATGGGCTACAACCGGCGTACCGGCATGGTGGTCGACTACACTCCTGAGGTAGATGTAGGCTACGGGGACCTTTTTAAAGACCCGAAAAAGGACATTGGAAGCGGCCAGTATAGCCTCAAGGGGAGCTTCCGCCAGAGTCTCCACGAAAAGTACACGCCACTGCCGTTTGACAGAACGGAAATTGCCAAGGTACCAAAAGCAACGTTTACCTGGCAGGATAAAGGATACGTTGCTCCAGCTCTCAACCAGGGAATCTGTGGCATCTGTTGGGGAATGTCATCAATCGCTACACTCGAGACATTCATGGCGGTAAAAAGGCAAAGGTTCGAGCCGTTTAGTGTGCAGCAACTCCTGGACTGCGTATCTCAGAATCACACCTGTTTGGGAGGAGCGATGGAACCCACTGCAGAGTACATTAAGACGCATAAAATGTGCACAGAGGACGAGTATCCATACACTGGCCAAAAGGGTGCATGCGATGATAAAAAGTGCAAGACAGAGACTCTCATCAATGAGATTGCATTTATTGGCTATAAAGGTGCCAAAGACTTTTTACAAAACCACGGAGCCTTTTCCATCGATGTGGATATCCCCAGGGAGTTTACTCACTACGAATCTGGAGTCTTTAATACAACAGGCCCAAAGTATATACGACATGCAATGACCGTGGTAGGATATGGAAGGGATACTGACAGAAACGTCGATTACTGGATCGTCAAAAACTCCTGGGGAACAGACTGGGGAGAAGACGGTTTTGTTAGGATACTCGATGAACCCATAAATGGCCCAGATGGCACACAAACCTCCTTTTGTGGAGTCACTGAAAGGGCTAGTGGGTTTCTCtaatggcgagtatacggagtataggagcctgaaTGGTCACCTGCTCTTACTCCAGTAGGCTCTTTAGGGACTCTTATTCTACCAGCGGAGCTAGGAGGACAACTaaagagagtctctagaagaatagatgaatgagttaccattgGGAGATTCTCAACAGCTAGCTGTATAGTGAAACAATAGCAGGATGAGAGCTTGTGTATTCACAGGGCATAGTAAGTGACAGTTGTCTTTGAGAATAGCAAAAGACTGGCTACATATGGGACTCTCGAGAAAGGATGAACgtatggttgtctagggagtagttAAGAGAatgtgctccctttggtcgcattgagactactaatggatctcagagttttgaaggacTACTCTATCtaatcatggaggatgagcgCTGGAGAGTTAACATTAAATGTAAAGTGTCAAGGTGGAGACAAGGGACAATGTAACTGCGGTGCTGGTCCACTTCCTGGCATTACTGCCAAAAAGGAGACTGACCTACAATCTGTTAGAGGCTTTTACAGCTATGTTCATGAAAGAAAAACACCGTTTACACTCAAGAAAACTCTTGGCAATAATGAGGAACTAGATGGGAATGATGTTGACAGTGTTACTAAGGTATCGGTTTTCTATTGGAATGAGAATGAGACTAGACCACTGCTCTTGGAGATTATTAAGAATAATAATGACCTGGAAAAGGAATACTATTATAAATACGGgaataatgaaaatgaagctGCTGATCATCCTTCCTTAGAAGACTTTCCTAGTGAGGAATCTCAGTAACCAGTGGTCACCACAGATCCAAATACTTTTGATTTGGCAGTGCAGAACTCATCGTCATATAGATCCTTTGACGTAAATATTCAGGGAATTTCCACAAAAGTCTATGTTTCTACATGTGGCAATACAATTAAAAAGGTTGTTAATGGGAGCAAGGATGTGTGGACAGCCACAAGTAAACAAGCACGCATTTACTGCATTGTATTTCTAAAGGATAATAACTTGAGCATGGCTCTTGTTAAGATAAGGGATAATGATAATAAGGTTTCCTACATACTTACCGAACTTGACAAGGATAAATGGGTAATATCTCCTGGTCACTCTATTTCCGGTAGGGTTAACGGACTAAAGAAACCAACTGACACAATTACTAGATTCTCCATTGACATTTCTCTAGCTAATAGTAATGATAAATGCATAGTTGAGAATTATGAAAGTAATGGTCTTAAGGCCCGTTTCTATCCTGCGCAAGCTGCTATTGCCATAGGGAAGATTACAGACGGAAGCACAACTATTGGTGAACTTAACAAGAGCTACACATGTTACCTCTGTGAATACTATTCCAAAGGTGGTGTTACAATCATAAGAGTGCATGCTCAAAATAACTACAATCTTACAATGTTTTCTTATAAAAAGGATGCTGATAAATGGACAAGCATATCTGGAAGGGACTTCAGTGATGAGCTTGTTAAAATGAGCAACTAGATTCTACAATTCCTAAACATATCGCAGAGTAAATTCTATCCCTTGTAGGGATTCTCCacattaatgcagtttcAGACATTTTAAAGCttaatttttcaaattttatattcataataAAGGACCAGCATGTACAAGATATTGTATAGCGTTTTGGCAATCTAGTTTCTCACTCTCCATGAGTCCAAAGAGTTGCTTCTCTTTTATCATGTTCTTAGAttatttatggatgatatGCATTGAACTACAGACATGTGACACTCATAATTATGTCTATGCATGAAAAGAGACTCCCATTAATTAAGCATGCACACTCTCATTGGAGTGTGAACAAGATATTAGATTATGGTACTGTagtatactgcattatatcccTAGGGGTTGTAAATGAGCCAAGACTGAGAAGCTTGAGACGGAAGACCTATTAGAATAAAGAAtttatttaaaaacttACCCTGCTTTATCTACTTCCACTCATTAGTACTCctttcaaagtactttaAACCTACTCTAGAGTAAATATTAACCTTTAAGTAGACCAGTATGGAGCTCCCCTTGCTGTAAGCTTCTACAAGTTCACACTTTTCGCCGTCTCTTTTGGACTCCCATAGCTCCTTGCCAGAATCCATAACTGGGCCTATATGAAAGGTATATTTTGGAAGGTAGTATTTGAAGGATATTCCGGATTCACTATATTCGCCAATGGTTATATGCGATTCATCAGGGTCAGAAAGACCTAAAGCAGTAGGTGTTACATGCTTACACTTCTTCTTTAGAGCTTCCAGTTTATTTGTATGTAAATACACACTACCATCCTTCTCCCTTACATCAGCTTAGAGCCTTTATACCATTCTTAGCTCCTAGTTTATGAAGTCTGACATTTTCTTCCAGAGATTCCAAGACAAGAGAGATAGTGAGCCATCTACCTTTGAGAGGATGGAATCAACAGTTATTCCGCCCCTAATATATCTTGCCTTTTTATCAAACGTGTTTACGTCaatctcattccattcaccatcagcattcttttcaaagtaccTGCCGATTCCCGATGAGTTCTCCAAGAGAGTAAGTTCCAGTAGCCTTGTGCTCCCCTTTCTGTAAATGAGACAACAGAGGCAGCGGTCATCATACTTGCCGCTCCACATCACCTTATTCCCAGACTTGTAAAAGGGTTTTGAAGACTCCCATAAGAGAATATCCTTGTCCCTTATTCCAGTTAGCAGATGGCCAGGCTTTGGATAAAAGTGTTTGGTGCTGATACCCAAGACAACGGTTTCAAAGATGGTACACTCTTTGGTGTTTTTGGAGGCAGAGAGGTCAATTTGGAAATTGGAAATCCACTGGGCAGGATCCATCAATTCCTTCATCCTTTCTTCATGGACTCCAGTACAGTCCACCCACTCCTCATCCCTGAGCTCCAGGTAGTGCTCCTTTACAGTGTCGGATGCATTAGTCACAACAAGAATGAGTTCAGGCTTCCTGTATTGGTCAAGATACACCTTTACGTATGCCAGTTCCTCGCCTGGCCTAGCATCCCAAATATCCGAACGGAAGTTGACAAGCTTGATGACAGCAACGCCCTTCTTGGGAACCACCAGCTGAATAGCATTACCAGCAAAGGAATAGCTGAAGGACTTATGGAGTAGCCTATTCGGATGACCGATATTTAACATAGCAGTGTCATCGGTGCCTGGTAGTATCTTGGATTTTTTATAGACAGTACCGTCAGCCATATCCCAGACCATCCTCTTGCTGCTGAATAGACGTATCCTTTGCCTCTTTTTGGGAAACTCGTTGGCAATATCATCCTCTACGTAGTCGTCCAGGACTTGGATATAGAGTCGATCAGCGGGAAATCCGGACCTACTGCAGTCACAGAGTCCCAGTAGACAAGTTGCCACAAGAATGAAAAAGacattcatcttccctCCAATGCTCGCCCATAAGGATACGTCATGAGATGCTCGATCAGGATGCAGTGTATCAGCCCCGTAAGATGCGGAGAAGAGAGTGCAGGAATGACgaagaagaagagtagACAGAATGGATGGGGTAAGGAAGAGGAATGTGTAATACCGGTGATGCATGGggtgaagaggaagagttattcttcttccttccattctcttcttcttggGTTATGATATCTTCTGCTAAGCCCCCCCAGGCATCTTGGTCATtggaatggaaatgagTAGTCCAAGCATATTAAATTGGGGTGGACAATAAACTGGGATTTTGTGTAGCATAACACATTTGGGAATTTGTAAGTTACTCCGCAGATTTTTCATGGGCAAGCAACGGACATCCATGCGCTCATGTCTGAGACAAGTGTATCAATCTTCATCTTAATGGTTTGCTCTAACTAGACAGGCTTTTTGGTAGGCTGCTGATGAGATGTCTGGGGTGACATGAATGGTTCGATAAGTTTCTAACGTCGAGGTTTTGTAGCTATTAAGTGTCACTTTAGACAAATTCTAGGatttttgtaaattttaaaaggtTTGTAGGTGATGAGAAGAGTTAGGAACCCCCTAGTGCCACACACTTGCCCTTCTCCACAAAACTAAAGTATTTCCCCTGCATGCACCTTAGCATTTTGCTCATACACGAATATGTCTCCATCTATATCTTTAACTGTGAGGAAGATGTAATTCTCCATGTTGCTCTCACCACAATCATCGCAAGTTGCACGGTAACATACCATCACGGCACGTATTCCGTGAGAATGTCGATCAGATGACGTATAACGTTCCAATTTTACCTCAACTTCATTATTCCATGCTACCTTGGCTATTCTATCCTGTCTAAGTGAGTACATAACCAGTAGCCATCCAGATTCTCTATATTCTCCTTCCTTTCAACCATTAAGCCTATACCTTAAGATCCAATGCATGAACAATCTGGACCGCATTTCCTGGAGATGTCTACCGTGATTTCTATTCATGGTAAACTTGGCTTATTCTTTTGAGTATTCCGAATGCAGTACTAAGACACATGATCGCTGGTACTGAGGGTCAAACATTATCATCCTAGTGTTATCCTTGTTCAGCATCTatatccattcatcctccctcgAGAGTTCACATTATGTACATAGGTATTCGCGTAAAAGAACCTGTTACGAGTTACTGTATGCCTCTATGGTTGCTCTATAAATCTACAAGAAGTCTTCATTACGGAGTTCTAACAAGgtcttcttccatataGATAAACAAAGAGATGGTCTAGTGTACAAGTAGATGATATAGTAGTAAATAACTGCATTACGGTAGTCTAGTCTGCAAAGCGTAGGTAAATCATGACATCACCCAGTTGAACTGGGTGTACCAGACGTTTTAAGCATAAAACTGATTCATTCTCTGGTCTAACTCGATCACAAGTTTAATGTGCAGTCCACGTAAAATGATGTCGTAAGTCGGGGTGAGTGCCGCCACAGTTTCctcattattttctcaaccAGAGGAAATTTCTCCCTAAACCCACCAATTTTCTGCTCACAGTCTCCATTCAGTATaaataatggatgaagatgtgGTAGGTACAGGAGTATCATGGAAATAGACGGGGACTGTCTTACACATTCTAGGCGTTGGCCAGTAAAAGGACTTGATCACCCTAGAGACAGAGATTTACACACTTTGCGTATAAAAGTGTCACTAGAAGACATTTGAGGAGTATTAGGACATCCCTGTGGAAGTACTAGCCActatcttcttcttggcTTATCGAGGCCTACAGAGACACCCCTTTTCCTGCATCCAACTGGAGAGTAAGTAGACTGTTGGCCCATGGCACATCAAACAATGGTCCTAAAGGAACATATACTATAGCCC
Above is a genomic segment from Theileria equi strain WA chromosome 4 map unlocalized gcontig_1105316255041, whole genome shotgun sequence containing:
- a CDS encoding Papain family cysteine protease family member protein (encoded by transcript BEWA_046670A), which codes for MVQKMVDELAKYNINVLDQETFSTCMKATQNCSCIDKRTKVVSHITKDELSALHDIIGFLGDDMNAEFEVDLLLKFKRFNLEYERHPCDFAELKKIYYTFRKDAILIETHNRNPDRLYNMGYNRRTGMVVDYTPEVDVGYGDLFKDPKKDIGSGQYSLKGSFRQSLHEKYTPLPFDRTEIAKVPKATFTWQDKGYVAPALNQGICGICWGMSSIATLETFMAVKRQRFEPFSVQQLLDCVSQNHTCLGGAMEPTAEYIKTHKMCTEDEYPYTGQKGACDDKKCKTETLINEIAFIGYKGAKDFLQNHGAFSIDVDIPREFTHYESGVFNTTGPKYIRHAMTVVGYGRDTDRNVDYWIVKNSWGTDWGEDGFVRILDEPINGPDGTQTSFCGVTERASGFL
- a CDS encoding signal peptide containing protein (encoded by transcript BEWA_046690A), which produces MNVFFILVATCLLGLCDCSRSGFPADRLYIQVLDDYVEDDIANEFPKKRQRIRLFSSKRMVWDMADGTVYKKSKILPGTDDTAMLNIGHPNRLLHKSFSYSFAGNAIQLVVPKKGVAVIKLVNFRSDIWDARPGEELAYVKVYLDQYRKPELILVVTNASDTVKEHYLELRDEEWVDCTGVHEERMKELMDPAQWISNFQIDLSASKNTKECTIFETVVLGISTKHFYPKPGHLLTGIRDKDILLWESSKPFYKSGNKVMWSGKYDDRCLCCLIYRKGSTRLLELTLLENSSGIGRYFEKNADGEWNEIDVNTFDKKARYIRGGITVDSILSKVDGSLSLLSWNLWKKMSDFIN
- a CDS encoding hypothetical protein (encoded by transcript BEWA_046680A); protein product: MSAGELTLNVKCQGGDKGQCNCGAGPLPGITAKKETDLQSVRGFYSYVHERKTPFTLKKTLGNNEELDGNDVDSVTKVSVFYWNENETRPLLLEIIKNNNDLEKEYYYKYGNNENEAADHPSLEDFPMVTTDPNTFDLAVQNSSSYRSFDVNIQGISTKVYVSTCGNTIKKVVNGSKDVWTATSKQARIYCIVFLKDNNLSMALVKIRDNDNKVSYILTELDKDKWVISPGHSISGRVNGLKKPTDTITRFSIDISLANSNDKCIVENYESNGLKARFYPAQAAIAIGKITDGSTTIGELNKSYTCYLCEYYSKGGVTIIRVHAQNNYNLTMFSYKKDADKWTSISGRDFSDELVKMSN
- a CDS encoding hypothetical protein (encoded by transcript BEWA_046660A); translation: MQTAASEISTSRAETIKGVTNPTLISTSDVADNRSTLSLVEGQCLPESNQNFFFKWVRACDYTESKQGNILPLKKQQKHDDSGRIRPKPIVKQTGTTYCASFQTDDKEFNNDILGTRRLYYDLADVRLALTLDELQCGPEFNRKNFFLYKQVATCKTTQCRRGINITFKKQGGNKTMALIVIVEEPVSLSRRFAGILSKRINSNGQEIKVRSKYNRKILFIKACSDYSPNLQETVVSTRV